The following proteins are co-located in the Tachysurus vachellii isolate PV-2020 chromosome 17, HZAU_Pvac_v1, whole genome shotgun sequence genome:
- the si:dkey-247m21.3 gene encoding 5-hydroxytryptamine receptor 4, which produces MATTADPTEESVDEVVSEHIFNPLERILLTFFLASIIIMTVLGNLLVMVALSRDRQLRKKKTNYFIVSLAFADLLVALLVMPFAAIELTTGDWRYGDTFCLVRTSLDVLLTTASILHLCCIALDRYYAICCQPLVYRNKMTPVRVSLMLGGCWVIPLFISFLPIMQNWNVIGIEDIIEERKLSHGSNRTSCIFMVNRPYALVCSAVAFYVPLCLMVLAYQRIYVTAMEHARQIRMLRRAGSTPISSYYSHEHPGSSRMKIETKAAKTLAVIMGCFCLCWAPFFVTNVVDPFIQYSVPWQMWTTWLWLGYINSGLNPFLYAFLNRAFRRAFLMILCCGDMRYARQGSFSPSRHCSASVNGTSIALRLSFLPNRSYSDNGKQILSSEQESLDSAGVF; this is translated from the exons ATGGCCACGACGGCCGACCCCACAGAAga ATCAGTTGATGAAGTGGTGAGTGAGCACATTTTTAACCCCCTGGAGAGAATCCTTTTGACCTTCTTCCTggcttctattattattatgactgtCCTTGGTAACCTGCTGGTGATGGTGGCTCTTTCGAGGGACAGGCAGCTGAG GAAGAAGAAAACCAACTACTTCATTGTCTCCCTGGCATTTGCAGACCTCCTGGTGGCTCTTTTAGTGATGCCATTTGCAGCGATAGAGCTCACCACAGGCGACTGGAGATACGGAGACACGTTCTGCCTGGTGCGCACCTCGCTGGATGTGCTGCTTACCACAGCCTCCATACTGCACCTGTGCTGCATTGCCCTAGACAG GTACTATGCAATCTGCTGCCAGCCGCTGGTCTACAGGAACAAGATGACGCCTGTGAGAGTGTCTCTGATGCTGGGGGGGTGTTGGGTTATCCCCTTGTTCATCTCCTTTCTCCCCATCATGCAGAACTGGAATGTGATTGGCATTGAGGACATT ATTGAGGAGAGGAAGCTAAGCCACGGCTCAAACAGGACGTCCTGCATATTCATGGTGAACCGACCATATGCTCTCGTTTGCTCAGCCGTGGCCTTCTACGTGCCTCTGTGTTTGATGGTCCTCGCCTACCAGCGCATCTATGTGACAGCTATGGAGCACGCTCGGCAGATCCGAATGCTGCGGCGTGCCGGATCCACTCCCATATCCTCTTACTACAGTCACGAACACCCCGGCTCCAGCCGCATGAAAATAGAAACCAAGGCGGCCAAGACACTGGCAGTCATTATGGGTTGCTTCTGTCTGTGCTGGGCTCCGTTTTTTGTCACTAACGTGGTGGACCCCTTCATCCAATACAGTGTACCATGGCAGATGTGGACCACATGGCTGTGGCTGGGATATATTAACTCAGGCTTGAACCCATTCCTTTATGCCTTTCTGAACCGGGCTTTTCGGAGAGCCTTCCTCATGATCCTGTGCTGTGGGGACATGCGCTATGCCCGCCAGGGAAGCTTTAGTCCAAGCAGACATTGCTCAGCATCTGTGAACGGAACATCAATTGCGCTCAG GTTGTCATTTCTTCCAAACCGAAGCTACAGTGACAACGGCAAACAAATCCTTTCCAGCGAACAGGAATCTCTGGATTCTGCTGGCGTTTtctaa